The genomic stretch GACACTGCTAAATGTTGAACTGATGCAGTGGCGGCGTAACAGGAGGGGCGGTTCGCCCTGATTCCAGCGCCAAGGGGGTGACAAAGACAACGTGCTTTTGCATGACGTGTTGTATGTAGAAAGTCGTCTTTTACTTTGACAGACCATGATGACGAGAACGAAAGGGGGTGAGGGGGCAGTAATACGCCCCGGGCGCCAACCCATGCGACGCCGCAAGTGCATGTCTTTTAGTAGTATTCGTAGGTTGTTGTGCAACTAAGCAGTAAACCTtgatcatacaaaaaaaactcaagATATGAGATATGTACGTGATATGTAccaaaaacctgcacaaacctgcgaagcaattcaatggtgtgtgtgaagttcccaatccgcactgggcccgcgtgggaactatggcccaagccctcttgttctgagaggaggcctgtgcccagcagtgggacggatataggctggatgatgatgatgatgtaccaaaaaaattgtataatgaAATAAACTTGCTTTGCTATGCACCACTTGAAGTGCATTAGAGCGGCTTCAACTAACGTTTTGTTTGCGCGTATAAGCCCGTTTTCGGAAGCGCGTGTACTAGCGTACGAGTGCAGTTTTGTTTTCTAGCATTGGCCACGCAGGAATACGAGCGCGCGTATGCTAATAAAGCTAGTCTGAAACTTCTGTTATGTTAAAATTATGATCAAGATTCTATTTCAATCAAAACAGAAGAACAGCGCCATTCACAAGACCGGcaattttgctgatttgggaccatttcgtgacatacatacaatacaactttttaaattttaaattcttttagttatttcgtactttgtcacgaataaatgatttctttctttcttccaaAATCTAAAGAAAAAATCGTATAAAGGGTTTTTGCATGATGTGATGGATGGCATAATGAACTGAATAgccataaaaactaaaagcttCATTATTTTGGGATCATAGAGAATAGTACCATTTCATAGACTAATACTTAGAATTAAAGAATAATCTATTCTGTTAATTTTCAGGGATCACCATGGCAGTTCAAATATCCAGGCAAAGTCAATAAGTTCCTATGTAAGAACAAACTAAGTACCCAGCTTAGGCAAAGTGCTGAAGAGTCTATCAAAGAGCCAACACCGGCTGATCTGTTCCAGGTATGTAATGAGGACATTATTATAAGACCAAAGAATATCAAATTACTATAAGTACCTATCTtcgttttactaaaataaaaaataattatttttcagccTAATCCGAATTTTGAacctcataactttgttatcgGAATGAAATTGGAAGCATTAGACCCTCACGACATGAAGACAATCCGCCCGGCTACTGTTCTAAAAGTCTTCAACAATCTGCACTTCTTAGTTGTCTTAGATGACAATGCTGATGATTATGAGGACTCGAAAGCAGCTTGGCTCTGCGACTCTAAGCATCCATACATTTTCCCAATAGGATGGGCTAAAACAAAGAACTTTGCTTTTAAAGCTCCCAAAATTTGGAAAGAGGGTGCCTTTGATTGGGACGAATACCTCGCCATGACATCGTCCGTACCAGCCCCCAAGTACTGCTTTGGCGACAAAGAACCGTTACAAGGAATGGAAATTAATATGAAGTTGGAGGCTGTTAACCCAAAAAAGCATGAAGAAATCCATGTAGCGACTATCGGCGCTATAGTCGAACACCTGGTTTGCGTCGAGCTGATTCCTATCCAAGAAAAATTTTGGTATGCGCAGAACAGCGATTTGCTGTTTCCTGTAGGCTGGTGTGACAGCAATAACTATGAACTGCACATACCTGATATAAACGCTATGAGGGAACCTCCTAAAAATGAGGATGATGTCAAACCACCTAAAGAAGAACCAAAGAAATCTATAGAAGAGTGGTGCGAGAGAATTTACTTCAACTACAAATGCTATGCAGGTCCCACAATCAGTAGAAACAAGTTGTCACAGCTTCCAAAACATGTTGGTCCAGGGCCATTGTCGTTGGTACTGAAAGAGGTTTTGAACAAAATGATATCAGCGTCATATAAGCCAGCCAAATTGCTCAAAGATTGGGAGACTGAGGGACCGCCGGAAGAAGGAATGAGGCTTGAAATGTTGAGAGCCAAGTAAGTTTGCAATTTACATTGAAATCTCTACTTTGGCAGCCATGTTGGcttaaattactaattaatgaactataaacaattaggtaGATATAATAAGGactaattgtatatttttaatgtagcGGCTACATTCTAGCCTATTAATTTGCTCACCTTCACTAATGTTATTACAAATTACCtactaatgttattttattacttgcaGGCTCAAATCCAGTACGTATCATGCATATGTGCCGATAGCGACGACTACCGTCCAGGTGGCATCGTTTTGTCGTGACGTGTGCGTCAAAATGCAGGCGTGTCCTTGCCTCTTCGGCCCGGTAGAATACTTCAACGTGTGTCCTCAGAATTGTCAGCAAGTCGACAAATCTACTTTCCGTAAGTGTTAAATGTTTTAGGATGaaactgattttattttaatgataatattcttatctaattattattattttttctagatAATAACACAGAGCGACGAGGTAGGCCAAAAGGAAGCCTTAACGGAaggaaaaagaagaaaaaggcAGTCCCAGAGAAGAAAGAGAAAGAGCAACAGCCATCTCAAGAAACCGAAAGCAACAAGGACGGAGAGTCCGCTCAAAGCGAGCACAGCGCCGGATCCACGCCGCCATCAGAGTCCGGCACTCGGCCCAACTCTCCCGACAGCTTAGAGTACAAGAGAGGTCAGAGAAGGAAAAGGGAACCCAAAAACAACTACCCCAAACTAGAAATGAAAACTCGTGGCGCGAAACTTCCAAACTTCGCCCAGCAAATGAAAGAATCTCACTGGAACAAGAAGGACATGGAGACAATTTACAGCAACACGTgtgcaaacaaaaaacaaaatcatgacaGCTACTCAGAAAATGATAGCAATGATACCAGTTCAAACTCAAGAGATGCCAAGAACATTTCGGATGTGTCAGATTCTGAAGAACCAGAGCTAAAGAAATTGAAATTTACAACTTACGATCCTCTGCCATCTGACAATAAATTGTTTGAAAAGAACACAGGGGCATCCTGGATAAAAGGGAGGCTTAAATTGTCTCCCAATCCCCTTGACTGGTCTGTGGATGACGTGTATGCGTACCTCAGCAATACGGATGACTGCAAGGTTCTAGCAGACAAGATGAGAGAGGAAGAAATCGACGGGGAAGCTTTTGTCATGCTCGACCTGGCGACAATCAGAGAATTTTTACATATGAAAAAGGAATTCGCTATTCTACTCTGCAAGCACATAACCAAAATCAAGTGGTATTACCTAGATAATTACGATGATAATAGTGAATCatgataactttttattttaaaagtgtcTCTAgtccttaataaataataaaataatgaatggtTATGGTGtatttcattatttcaaaaaaaataacattcatACGATTGAGGTTCTGCGCAGTCTCTTGCACAGGTAACTGCAGATTTTGGACATAAAAGATTTTTCGTTTTGGTCTGACTCGTGATCGAAGTCTTGGTCTAAGTGGATATTTTTTTGGCGAATGATATTTTGACTGGTATTTCTCTATCAGACAGGCTAGTATTCAGTTCAGATTGTTGGCGCTCGTACATTCTAAGCTGTAACTTCTTCTCTGCTATTCTCTTTATATCTTCAGCGGACGCTGCTTGAATGCTCGATTTATATTCTGCACGCGAATCAATGTTGATTTCTGATAAAAGTTTCCGATATCATTTTAATTTCGACAATGGATTGCCGGATACAAGGAAAATTCTATGTCCTCATTGTTGACTTTATTTAAGTTTCCTGTTTACTCGAGCAGACTTTTTCATCCGCAGTGGAGTCGGTTAAGTGTTATCATTTTGAACGATTCGACAACGGAATGCAAATCACGCAAAAAGGAACTGTTTTGGGAGTTCCCATCGACTTGCACTGGTATTTGTCGTCCCTCCTGTACTGACTGCTGGGTTCATATCAATATGAGGACGACATGAGGGTATACGAAATACACATTTATCATGGCAGTGGAAAGATGAGTCGACCAAAGTTATTCCACTCTTATCGCAATTATGTGTATACTATAAACATGAGGTCTTGCCTCTCGCCTGTGGCTATGCCACTTACTTATCTGCTTCGGTTTTACCTGGTGCCTTTCCATCTCTAATAATTCTGCATGGTTACCACCTTATGTACACTGTAGAGGCAACTCATGATTGACATTTGGTTGCGGTATACCGCCTTCCAATGGCTATGCACATCAATTACCTAGTTGGGCATCGGTCGACTTGCTCCGGTCTAGACAGGGTGTGAGTATGACCCTGGTGACTCTATCATATTGTATTCATTCGTCACTTAGCCGGACGAGGGGGCTTTGCCCCCCCGGAGGCCTCCACCATCCCCTAATAGCCTCGCCACGGTTGCTCCAACTACAGTCGACCGTGCCTGTGTGTTTCCGGACCACACTTCGAATATATGGGAGCTCCAGGCTTCCCTGTCCAATGTCCTTGACTACCAAATGTGCCGTGCACTGCAAGATTGGACTACACGTATCAGAAAGATCATTACCACACTTTACTGGTTTCCTCATCTTTCCACGTATCATGCACATATAGGTCGACATAGATATGCGATAGCAAAGTTAACACTCACCCGGGGTGTTCCAATGGGGTACAGGCCTCCTAGAAGCTCGTAGCTCCTCACTTATTCTTAACAGCTATCCTTCTTTACTGCCTCGCTGTCAATACTTGCCTCGCTATTTTTCCCGCCATCTCTCTATCATAGTACCAACATACATAAGTTAGTCAAAGACTAGGGTGGTATTACCACACTACAAATATAGATTGACAGTACTGATGTTGATACATACCGGTTGTTACATGGCGAATCGCGCTCAGCGCGACACTCCCGAAGGCAGAAAGAGTTTCAGTGCAGTAGTGTGAGCAGGTGACGCGTCCACTCCAGGATTTTCTCTCTGGCTCGAATAGCGGCGTCTCTCCTGGCCCTGGTCCCTGACAGCACATTGTCAGGGTCGGTAGCGTCTTCTGAATTTGAAGTCTCGGTATTCCCTGTACATTCTTGGCTTGGCATTACTTCATTTGGGGTTTCTACCTCATGGCCATGTCTTTCTGGTACTGGATCATTTGGTGGGAGCGGTGGCAACCCTTCCACTCGATTTTGGGCAATATCCAGATCCAAGTACTCTACCGGTGCATCCATAGGTGGAGCAGCCCGTCCTTCCTCTGTTGGTCCTGATTGTGAGGAGTTATCAGTTTCAGTCTCTAACGGATAGAGATGACCTACAGACCGAGTCAATATAGAGTCTCCCACATTTACCTTAGCAACTCTTTGTTTATTATCCGCACTAGTTGTCAGTTCTTCTATCTTCCCGACCTTCCATAACTCACGGTTTTTTATATCTGATTTAATTTGTACGATATCTCCTACTTTTGGTTCACAATTAGAAACAACTCTTGGCTGTTTTGGTGAGTGTCGATATCTCTCTCTCAAACTTGTCAGATATTGGGCCTTAAATATCTTCTTAAATTCCTCAAGAATTATCAAGCCCTTTTTCCAGCTCTCAATCAaattgacttgaagtttggaACCATCTACCGTACAAACATTATCAGTTGCTGGGGTCAAGGTTAGACATTTTCCGAGACTAAGAAAATCAGATGGCCTCAAAATGTGAATAACTTCAGTTCCAACTTTTGTAAGTGGTCTCGAGTTTACAACAGCTTCTACTTCCTTCATCACAGTTAATAGTTTGCTGTCTCCGAGAAGGTGTTTTTCTAGAGTGCGTTTTAGTGAATGTTTTACTACGCCTACGAGCCGCTCATAATATCCGCCATGCCAAGGAGcgagttggcaaataaatctCCATTCAATGCCCTTTGAAATGCAGAAGGGTTTCTTCACTACTTCAgatgttaatttgaaataagaaGCATTATCTGTATACAGTCGTTTCGGTGTATTTCTAGTGGCAGCGAATCTTCTGAGCGCTAGAAGGCATTCTTCAGCTGTTAAATCGTTTACAATTTCCAAATGTATAGCTCGCACTGCCAGACAGGTGAACAAAGCAACCCATCTCTTTTGTTTTCCATTTGGAGTGCTCACATACAGTGGTCCAAAATAATCCAATCCACAATATGTAAATGGTGCGCTATAGCTCACTCTCTCATTTGGTAGATCTGGTGCACTTGGTAAACGATAAGGACCACCTCCGTGTCTGACACACCGCTGGCATCTTGAGATGACTCGTTCTACTTGACGCTTGCCTTGTGGTATCCAGTACTTCTCTCTAATAAGGCTAAGAGTATGTGTGGCACCGATATGGTAATTAGCT from Choristoneura fumiferana unplaced genomic scaffold, NRCan_CFum_1 Sck3bRy_100;HRSCAF=285_pilon, whole genome shotgun sequence encodes the following:
- the LOC141444957 gene encoding scm-like with four MBT domains protein 1 is translated as MEEFDWNDYLEANKSIAVPEELFSHVEASLYNGIKQGMLLEVCHKNNPDVYWIAEITMVCGHLLRIKFIGSDSDFWCDMSKTKVHPLGWCGKYDELIEPPDEINEKYGDSIIDIMKKALLDGQSVCLEALNNKGLSPIDRIKPGMKVEVQNIIDPYKYWSANVCENFGGRLLLRYDGADEELEQIWIFFSNPRLNTFGYVTNKGSPWQFKYPGKVNKFLCKNKLSTQLRQSAEESIKEPTPADLFQPNPNFEPHNFVIGMKLEALDPHDMKTIRPATVLKVFNNLHFLVVLDDNADDYEDSKAAWLCDSKHPYIFPIGWAKTKNFAFKAPKIWKEGAFDWDEYLAMTSSVPAPKYCFGDKEPLQGMEINMKLEAVNPKKHEEIHVATIGAIVEHLVCVELIPIQEKFWYAQNSDLLFPVGWCDSNNYELHIPDINAMREPPKNEDDVKPPKEEPKKSIEEWCERIYFNYKCYAGPTISRNKLSQLPKHVGPGPLSLVLKEVLNKMISASYKPAKLLKDWETEGPPEEGMRLEMLRAKLKSSTYHAYVPIATTTVQVASFCRDVCVKMQACPCLFGPVEYFNVCPQNCQQVDKSTFHNNTERRGRPKGSLNGRKKKKKAVPEKKEKEQQPSQETESNKDGESAQSEHSAGSTPPSESGTRPNSPDSLEYKRGQRRKREPKNNYPKLEMKTRGAKLPNFAQQMKESHWNKKDMETIYSNTCANKKQNHDSYSENDSNDTSSNSRDAKNISDVSDSEEPELKKLKFTTYDPLPSDNKLFEKNTGASWIKGRLKLSPNPLDWSVDDVYAYLSNTDDCKVLADKMREEEIDGEAFVMLDLATIREFLHMKKEFAILLCKHITKIKWYYLDNYDDNSES